A portion of the Mytilus galloprovincialis chromosome 12, xbMytGall1.hap1.1, whole genome shotgun sequence genome contains these proteins:
- the LOC143055396 gene encoding monocarboxylate transporter 13-like, which produces MAINEGPKNHLPIQKERSSTTRLQRAKDKGYLQRSAEPANKMKKWMVLIMAFMSVAMATGLPFNMSVLYVEWLDEFKKTNSETALVQSVCTGIFNLGGSINGIIVTKFGPCRCGITGGIVAAAGLAISFFATSLYFLVLSVGIVTGFGLSLSFISASTSVGLYFDGKQRLMALALVSTGGGVGAAIVPILLEEFIGKYSWRGALLVLGGITTNLVANACLFTKPSFQIRRRISDVSHGKSSVSYVSNNDSLVANENKSRPQGATDATPSSKCASISTSEIRRMHKEGDNSKRKGMFDILTGLLKNKLFISYIFAQAMCMAAYNSIMIFYIDFFKFKGMTRSDAVSIYFYMNVMSIVFRFVTGLLKQIPHVSVIAIPVFCALLGASSMALFPLVGSSYIANLLVAFMYGCGRGGMFAVLGISIVKLAGQENYSVALGISMTFSGILNAVAGPVSGLIRDSTGNYDMSFFCSAATAFVACIVFVTIMFIRFFANRHKSSELNFEIVIRQKSWRRLSSLPWKKQSVDIIR; this is translated from the exons ATGGCTATTAATGAAGGTCCAAAAAATCATTTGCCAATCCAAAAGGAAAGGTCTTCTACTACCCGTTTACAAAGAGCAAAAGATAAAGGGTATTTACAACGTTCAGCAGAACCTGCCAACAAAATGAAGAAATGGATGGTGCTGATCATGGCATTCATGTCAGTTGCCATGGCTACTGGTCTTCCATTTAATATGTCAGTCCTGTATGTAGAATGGTTAgacgaatttaaaaaaacaaattcagaaaCAGCGTTAGTACAGTCAGTTTGTACTGGTATATTCAACCTTGGAG GATCTATCAATGGAATTATTGTAACAAAGTTTGGTCCGTGTAGATGTGGAATAACAGGCGGTATAGTAGCAGCCGCAGGATTAGCCATCTCCTTTTTTGCTACTTCATTATACTTCCTGGTATTGTCCGTTGGAATTGTAACAG GATTTGGACTGTCTTTATCATTCATATCAGCATCAACAAGTGTTGGGTTGTATTTTGATGGGAAGCAAAGACTTATGGCACTAGCCCTAGTTTCAACAGGTGGAGGAGTTGGAGCTGCCATTGTACCAATACTACTAGAAGAATTTATTGGAAAATATAGTTGGAGGGGTGCTCTGTTGGTTTTAGGGGGAATAACCACTAATTTAGTAGCTAATGCGTGCCTATTTACGAAGCCATCATTTCAGATAAGACGCAGAATTAGTGATGTATCTCATGGAAAATCCTCGGTATCTTATGTTTCTAATAACGACAGTTTAGTTGCTAATGAGAATAAAAGTCGACCTCAAGGGGCTACAGATGCAACTCCAAGTTCAAAGTGTGCATCAATCAGTACATCAGAAATACGACGAATGCATAAGGAAGGCGATAATTCTAAAAGAAAGGGCATGTTTGATATTTTGACaggtttattaaaaaataaattatttatttcttaCATTTTTGCACAAGCGATGTGTATGGCGGCATATAATTCTATAATGATATTTTACATTGACTTCTTTAAGTTCAAAGGTATGACTAGATCAGATGCTGTCAGtatatatttttacatgaatGTAATGAGTATTGTGTTTAGGTTTGTAACAGGTCTGCTTAAGCAAATACCGCACGTGAGTGTAATAGCAATTCCAGTATTTTGTGCTTTATTGGGTGCGTCATCAATGGCCTTGTTTCCATTGGTTGGCTCATCGTATATTGCAAATTTGCTCGTTGCATTTATGTACGGCTGCGGCAGAGGTGGAATGTTTGCAGTCCTTGGAATATCGATTGTAAAACTAGCTGGACAAGAGAATTATTCTGTTGCACTTGGAATATCTATGACATTTTCAGGGATACTGAATGCAGTTGCTGGACCTGTATCTG GATTAATCAGAGATTCAACTGGAAATTATGATATGTCATTTTTTTGTTCAGCTGCAACCGCATTTGTTGCCTGTATCGTTTTCGTCACTATTATGTTTATTAGATTCTTTGCAAATCGACACAAATCATCTGAACTCAACTTTGAAATTGTCATTAGACAAAAATCATGGAGAAGATTAAGCAGTCTGCCATGGAAGAAGCAATCAGTGGATATCATTAGATAG